One Prolixibacteraceae bacterium DNA segment encodes these proteins:
- a CDS encoding UDP-2,3-diacylglucosamine diphosphatase, translated as MVVRDKIYFISDLHLGASALDNNRERELHLVKWLKEIEPSAKELFLVGDIFDFWYEYKYVVPKGFVRFFGQLCHMIDQGVEIHFFTGNHDVWAFDYLQKEIGLKVYYKPKMFVRNGKKIFVGHGDGLNPDDTGYLLLNKVFKSKVAQRLFSWIHPDIAFSIANRWSKHSRLSHPDESEYFEANMNKEEQLRFAISFESVEKVDYLIFGHRHVFIDHQLPKGARLIILGEWIQTFSYAVFDGENISLRKYPMEDTTTNHTLSLP; from the coding sequence GTGGTAGTTAGAGACAAAATATATTTCATTTCCGACCTGCATCTTGGCGCATCGGCTCTTGATAATAATAGAGAAAGAGAGTTGCATCTTGTAAAATGGTTAAAAGAGATCGAACCAAGCGCAAAAGAACTATTCCTTGTTGGAGATATTTTTGACTTTTGGTATGAATATAAATATGTAGTGCCTAAAGGTTTTGTTCGTTTCTTCGGACAGCTATGTCATATGATTGACCAAGGAGTGGAAATTCATTTTTTTACGGGTAATCATGATGTATGGGCATTCGATTATCTTCAAAAAGAGATTGGTCTTAAGGTTTACTATAAACCAAAGATGTTTGTTCGTAATGGGAAAAAAATATTTGTGGGTCATGGGGATGGATTGAACCCAGATGACACAGGTTATCTACTACTCAACAAAGTATTTAAAAGTAAAGTCGCACAACGACTCTTCTCTTGGATTCATCCAGATATTGCATTCTCTATCGCGAATAGGTGGTCTAAGCATAGCCGTTTATCTCACCCAGATGAGAGCGAATATTTTGAAGCGAATATGAATAAAGAAGAGCAATTAAGATTTGCTATTTCCTTTGAGAGTGTCGAGAAAGTAGACTATCTAATTTTTGGTCATAGACATGTCTTTATAGATCACCAATTGCCCAAAGGAGCGAGGTTGATTATTCTGGGAGAGTGGATTCAAACGTTCTCTTATGCAGTATTTGATGGGGAAAATATCTCCCTAAGAAAATATCCGATGGAGGATACTACAACCAATCATACTCTTTCTCTTCCATAG
- a CDS encoding AhpC/TSA family protein, whose product MKQKINQSLKHIYTMTMKRFLFFTLILATFVACQKESNLKIKGTILEGKGKKVYLYKLHTDGEEAIDSTKIDGDGAFEFGCDVSYPTFFLVKLSPSNFVTVVGDSLQTVEIDGSYKDLATDYSVKGSEASEEVRVLNLHMMDTQKEIKQLQKEYRNVLNGSKNIQELNRIEKSFQKVMKEQTDFSTKFVKEHPFSMASIIALYQKFDYNNYVVQDLQTMKTAASALAAIYPDSKHVKTLHQNTLRLINKERNVKMHNMLKQYAVNSPDIKLPNVKGKVVNLSSLRGKYVLVHFWASTDQGSRIQNEILKENYQIFHKKGFEIYQVSVDTNKSSWEKAIKQDRLTWINVGDMQGSNQAVVNYNVQMIPTNYLLDPKGNILAKNLIGPEVNKVLSKVLK is encoded by the coding sequence ATGAAACAAAAGATCAACCAATCATTAAAGCACATATACACAATGACGATGAAGCGATTTCTATTTTTCACACTTATCTTGGCTACGTTTGTCGCTTGTCAGAAAGAATCTAATCTTAAAATTAAAGGAACGATACTTGAAGGCAAAGGGAAAAAAGTATACCTCTATAAACTACATACCGATGGAGAAGAAGCTATTGATTCTACTAAAATAGATGGAGACGGCGCTTTCGAATTTGGATGTGATGTATCATACCCTACATTTTTTCTTGTAAAACTTTCGCCCTCAAATTTTGTAACTGTTGTTGGAGACTCACTTCAAACAGTCGAAATTGATGGTTCCTACAAAGATCTTGCAACAGACTATTCTGTTAAAGGATCAGAAGCATCTGAAGAGGTTCGCGTGTTAAACCTTCATATGATGGATACACAGAAAGAGATTAAGCAGCTTCAGAAAGAGTATCGAAACGTATTGAATGGATCAAAAAACATACAAGAGCTAAATAGAATAGAAAAGTCTTTCCAAAAAGTCATGAAAGAGCAAACGGATTTCTCTACCAAATTTGTAAAAGAGCATCCTTTCTCTATGGCCTCTATTATCGCACTTTACCAAAAGTTTGATTACAACAATTATGTAGTGCAGGATCTTCAAACCATGAAGACTGCTGCTTCGGCATTGGCTGCAATCTATCCTGACTCTAAGCATGTCAAAACATTGCATCAAAATACACTACGCCTTATCAATAAAGAGCGAAATGTAAAGATGCATAATATGTTGAAACAGTACGCTGTAAATAGTCCAGATATCAAACTTCCAAATGTAAAGGGAAAGGTCGTGAATCTTTCTAGTCTTCGTGGCAAATATGTTTTGGTTCATTTTTGGGCGTCTACCGATCAAGGCTCTAGAATCCAAAATGAGATTCTTAAGGAGAACTATCAGATCTTCCATAAAAAAGGATTTGAGATATATCAAGTGAGTGTAGATACCAATAAATCATCTTGGGAAAAAGCCATCAAACAAGATCGTCTAACATGGATTAATGTTGGAGATATGCAAGGCAGTAACCAGGCAGTAGTTAACTATAACGTACAGATGATTCCAACAAACTATTTGCTTGATCCTAAAGGAAATATTTTAGCTAAAAATCTTATTGGACCAGAAGTTAATAAAGTGCTTTCTAAAGTACTTAAATAA
- a CDS encoding 6-bladed beta-propeller: MNTTYARNSIGIILMLFFFVACNEGSNTKLSIKDGAFLLDNGQIDLKEKIVDINDLNFDITRVVPLETNEECLVGSFSDFLIEDGNIFIADDRKTKSVLQFSSDGKFKNKIHRVGKGDGEYLYISNFFKLNDGAGYAIQDIRLRKLLLFSKDLEFQKVVPFPYSFEQIQPLGDSYIAVNRKSDSYYLSKLDSHFNIVDTLFKRPNYVKKFEFGLSDHMKYNAKTEEILFHPQLFNGLYKFNGKEMKLSYGIKNKNLFPDKSFYVQHKDGDFNASMMDLTSNKKITFMIAQETKTKVMLRYRIARESYISIFDKKTKKTISFPINKENPMSLLIANTLYINKKGELVCLIRAFHGLNCPEIKNKLTQNVGEEDNPIIVFIHLDSLTL; the protein is encoded by the coding sequence ATGAATACAACTTATGCAAGAAATTCTATCGGCATAATTCTAATGCTCTTTTTCTTTGTGGCCTGCAACGAGGGTTCGAATACAAAATTGAGTATTAAAGATGGGGCGTTTTTACTCGATAACGGACAGATAGACTTAAAAGAAAAAATAGTAGATATCAACGATCTCAACTTTGATATTACCCGAGTGGTTCCTTTAGAAACGAATGAGGAATGTTTGGTCGGGAGTTTTTCTGATTTTTTAATAGAGGATGGAAATATCTTTATTGCAGATGATAGAAAAACGAAATCTGTACTACAATTTTCTAGTGATGGAAAGTTTAAAAATAAAATACATCGAGTAGGAAAGGGGGATGGGGAGTATCTCTATATATCGAACTTTTTCAAGTTAAATGATGGTGCAGGCTATGCCATACAAGATATTAGATTACGAAAATTATTACTCTTCTCTAAAGATCTTGAGTTTCAAAAAGTAGTTCCATTTCCTTATTCTTTTGAGCAGATACAACCTTTAGGAGATAGCTATATCGCAGTGAATAGAAAAAGTGACAGCTATTATCTCTCTAAATTGGACAGCCACTTTAATATCGTGGACACCCTTTTTAAGAGGCCGAATTATGTGAAGAAATTCGAATTTGGATTATCAGATCATATGAAGTATAATGCCAAAACAGAAGAGATTCTTTTTCATCCCCAACTTTTTAATGGTCTTTATAAGTTCAATGGCAAAGAGATGAAACTTTCTTATGGAATAAAAAATAAAAATTTATTTCCAGATAAGTCTTTCTATGTGCAGCATAAAGATGGGGATTTCAATGCTTCAATGATGGATTTAACTTCAAATAAGAAGATCACATTCATGATAGCTCAAGAGACAAAGACGAAGGTGATGCTTCGATATCGAATCGCTAGAGAAAGTTATATATCCATATTCGATAAAAAGACAAAAAAAACTATTTCATTTCCAATTAACAAAGAGAATCCTATGTCCCTGTTAATTGCGAACACCCTTTATATAAACAAGAAGGGGGAACTTGTTTGTCTTATAAGGGCTTTCCATGGACTCAACTGTCCTGAAATCAAAAATAAACTAACCCAAAATGTTGGTGAGGAAGACAATCCAATAATCGTCTTCATCCATTTAGATAGTTTGACTTTGTAA
- a CDS encoding TolC family protein — translation MKNRKIKTLILSLATLIPALLFGQTSELTLTLDGACRLAESSSLSQFINKNNFLSNYWQYKSYKANFLPELSLNSRLLSYQNSNNLRYNSVTKTDDYVHTQNLNSNISASIRQNVGLTGGSLFISSNLDRNQNFGDEAYTQYASRPFTIGYNQKMFGYNELKWSRILEPKRYEKAKRQYLYGLQQLYITTCTYFFSYALAMENLKIAQYNIGQTEKMVHIARERFKLGTYEKDQLLQLELESNNQSIKLKECEIAERKSREKLMSFLRLPTTKEIKIILPSVYSIQIDEREALDLAKASNVQMLENELTLLQDKANVARTKANASFQANLGLSYGINKTDGMYDYKKQEPNNGTIPNVYKPSFDDYQSVQLTLTIPILDWGRRRGEVQKAKSQQEVNRIKVEQSIIDFEQMILTNVLEFNIQYDKVKASERSQQISEDSYKLISQRFMNGSVEVMQLNNAQMKRSSALVSVIQSKFNFWKSYYTVRLNTMYDFKQQQKLEVDFDELIKRY, via the coding sequence ATGAAAAACAGAAAAATTAAAACCCTTATTTTATCTTTAGCAACACTGATACCAGCCCTTCTATTTGGGCAAACGTCAGAACTTACATTGACTTTAGATGGTGCATGTCGTTTGGCGGAGAGTAGTTCTTTGAGTCAATTTATCAATAAAAATAATTTTCTTTCAAATTACTGGCAGTACAAGTCGTATAAGGCAAATTTCTTGCCTGAGTTGTCCCTCAACTCCAGGTTGCTTTCTTATCAGAATTCTAATAATCTTAGGTATAACTCCGTTACGAAAACAGACGATTATGTACATACACAAAATCTTAATTCAAATATCTCGGCTAGTATAAGGCAAAATGTTGGACTCACCGGAGGATCGTTGTTTATCTCTAGCAATTTAGATCGTAATCAAAACTTTGGAGATGAAGCGTATACCCAATATGCATCCCGTCCTTTCACCATTGGGTATAATCAAAAGATGTTTGGATACAATGAATTAAAGTGGAGTCGCATATTAGAACCTAAAAGATATGAGAAGGCCAAGAGACAGTATCTTTATGGTTTGCAACAGCTATATATCACCACATGTACCTATTTTTTCTCTTACGCATTGGCAATGGAGAATCTTAAAATTGCGCAATACAATATTGGGCAAACAGAAAAAATGGTACATATTGCTAGAGAGCGCTTTAAATTAGGAACTTATGAAAAGGACCAATTATTACAGCTAGAACTAGAATCAAATAATCAATCTATTAAACTCAAAGAGTGCGAAATAGCAGAACGTAAATCTAGAGAAAAATTGATGTCTTTTTTACGTCTACCCACAACTAAAGAGATCAAGATTATACTTCCAAGCGTCTACTCAATACAAATTGATGAACGCGAAGCATTAGACCTTGCCAAGGCATCTAATGTACAGATGTTAGAGAATGAGCTTACTCTTTTACAAGATAAAGCAAATGTAGCAAGGACGAAAGCAAATGCAAGTTTTCAAGCCAACCTGGGACTGTCGTATGGTATAAATAAAACAGATGGAATGTATGACTATAAAAAACAAGAACCTAATAATGGAACGATACCGAATGTATATAAACCATCCTTTGATGATTATCAAAGTGTACAGCTAACCCTAACCATTCCTATTCTAGATTGGGGAAGACGTCGAGGAGAAGTTCAGAAGGCGAAATCTCAACAAGAGGTGAATAGAATCAAGGTGGAGCAATCGATAATCGATTTTGAGCAGATGATACTAACGAATGTCCTTGAATTTAATATCCAATACGACAAAGTAAAGGCTTCTGAACGTTCACAACAGATATCAGAAGATAGCTATAAACTGATATCCCAAAGATTCATGAATGGAAGTGTCGAAGTGATGCAGCTAAATAATGCACAAATGAAAAGGTCCAGTGCTTTGGTAAGTGTCATTCAATCAAAATTTAATTTTTGGAAGAGTTATTACACTGTAAGACTCAACACAATGTATGACTTTAAGCAACAACAGAAGTTGGAGGTAGACTTTGATGAATTGATCAAAAGATACTGA
- a CDS encoding efflux RND transporter permease subunit, translating into MRFSYGRDINYAFIDVNEKIDKIMQNMPKEFNRPAIMKASSTDLPVFYLDVSIKDKTKQKIELLELSDLVTNIIRKRIEQLEEVAMVDISGRVFSQISITPDLEKLSTLHISVDEIGRTINSHNRGFGSIKVKDGQYQYNIILSNGLNQVEDIKNIYFNIHDHLIQLKDIAKVEMCEKDKSGLFMTNGKDGISMAIVKQADARMEDMSEKIDEVLEYFSERYPFIEIQKVRDQTGILRYAMSNLFQSLWWGALLAFLVMFLFLRDRRSPWLIGVSVPISLVISLLLFYLLGISINIISLSGLILGVGMMIDNSIIVIDNISQRISMGESLMEGVSKGTHEVIRPLIASVLTTCAVFLPLVYLSGISGALFYDQAMAVTIGLSASLLVSITLIPTLYLLIWRKKAKKSKLKKRSHPKIFSTTDLYEQGWHWVFKHRSAMFVSFLLLIGVALLLTRVLPKERFPVLNENEVVVKVDWNNQINIEENRRRVQEFIHYIKSEVNHSDCYVGVQQFFHHNDLELSENECAIYLQLKEGRDKNSIEKKISEYFSKNNTNASFSVSIPPSGFTQMFEGQEAPFIVYLESNSNQIGTHVDSLNQFVGYLNQQYPFANISPFASEPYVEISLIPELLALYHIDEYQLQKRLKGSLKSNQVDLLKGASFIPIVVGENRRSMEQILKKVTIINKNQVEILVSTFLRIKHTKNFKTYYGSRDGLVFPIVFKSIGKNKIVPFSKEIEQKVHAKKQMNCTFGGSIIKAEGMIHELVVVLLIALSLLYFILAAQFESFTQPLIVLLEVPMDIAGALFLLWLGGDSINLMAMIGIVVMCGIIINDSILKIDTINQLRKQGKGVMEAIEVAGHRRLKPILMTSITTILALIPFLVGNDMGSILQRPLALVIIGGMTLGTFVSLYFVPLCYYFLYRNSKPTII; encoded by the coding sequence TTGCGATTCTCCTACGGAAGGGATATTAATTATGCTTTCATCGATGTGAATGAGAAGATCGATAAGATCATGCAAAACATGCCGAAAGAGTTTAACCGTCCAGCCATCATGAAAGCATCGTCGACAGATCTTCCTGTTTTCTACTTGGACGTCTCTATAAAGGATAAAACCAAACAAAAGATTGAACTCCTAGAGCTGAGTGACCTCGTCACAAATATCATCCGCAAACGTATTGAGCAGTTGGAAGAGGTTGCCATGGTTGATATTTCAGGTAGAGTTTTCTCACAAATCTCCATCACACCAGATCTAGAGAAACTGAGTACTCTCCATATCTCCGTGGATGAAATTGGACGTACCATTAACAGTCATAATAGAGGATTTGGCTCTATTAAGGTGAAGGATGGTCAATATCAATATAATATCATCCTATCCAATGGTTTAAATCAAGTGGAGGATATTAAGAATATCTACTTTAATATTCATGATCACCTCATCCAACTAAAAGATATTGCAAAGGTTGAGATGTGTGAAAAAGATAAAAGTGGACTCTTTATGACCAATGGGAAAGATGGGATCTCTATGGCTATCGTAAAACAGGCAGATGCTAGGATGGAAGATATGTCAGAAAAGATAGACGAGGTTCTTGAATACTTTTCTGAAAGATATCCATTCATTGAGATTCAAAAGGTAAGAGATCAAACAGGAATCTTAAGATATGCGATGAGTAACCTCTTCCAAAGCTTATGGTGGGGAGCATTGTTGGCATTTCTAGTCATGTTTTTATTTCTAAGAGACAGAAGATCTCCCTGGTTGATTGGAGTCAGTGTACCGATATCCTTAGTCATCTCTCTGCTCCTCTTCTACCTTCTGGGAATTTCCATTAATATCATCTCTCTTTCTGGTTTGATATTGGGTGTAGGGATGATGATCGATAACTCAATTATTGTGATTGATAATATCTCCCAAAGAATTTCGATGGGGGAAAGTTTGATGGAGGGTGTTTCCAAAGGAACCCATGAAGTGATACGACCACTTATCGCTTCGGTATTGACGACCTGTGCAGTATTTCTTCCTTTGGTCTATCTAAGTGGAATATCCGGGGCTCTTTTCTACGATCAAGCAATGGCAGTAACCATAGGCTTGAGTGCTTCACTGCTTGTATCCATTACATTGATTCCAACCTTATATCTACTGATATGGAGGAAAAAGGCTAAAAAGAGTAAGCTTAAGAAAAGGTCTCATCCTAAGATATTTTCTACAACGGATCTATATGAACAGGGATGGCATTGGGTTTTTAAACATCGTAGTGCCATGTTTGTCTCCTTCCTCCTTCTTATCGGAGTGGCACTCTTACTAACAAGAGTATTGCCCAAAGAGCGTTTTCCTGTATTAAATGAGAACGAGGTCGTTGTAAAGGTGGATTGGAATAACCAAATTAATATTGAGGAGAACAGGCGACGTGTTCAAGAGTTTATCCATTATATTAAGTCGGAAGTGAACCATTCCGATTGTTATGTAGGGGTACAACAGTTTTTTCACCACAATGATCTAGAGCTCTCCGAAAACGAGTGTGCTATCTACCTACAATTAAAAGAAGGGAGAGACAAAAACAGCATAGAGAAAAAGATCAGCGAGTATTTTAGTAAGAACAATACGAATGCGAGCTTTTCAGTCTCGATTCCACCATCTGGTTTTACTCAGATGTTTGAAGGGCAAGAGGCTCCCTTTATCGTGTACTTAGAGAGTAACAGCAATCAGATAGGGACCCATGTGGATAGTCTGAATCAATTTGTGGGTTATTTAAACCAACAATATCCATTTGCGAACATCTCTCCTTTTGCAAGCGAACCTTATGTAGAAATATCTTTGATCCCAGAGCTCTTAGCCTTATATCACATAGATGAGTACCAATTACAAAAGAGATTAAAAGGATCCTTAAAGAGCAACCAAGTAGATCTTTTAAAAGGGGCATCATTTATCCCTATTGTAGTCGGAGAAAATAGACGCTCCATGGAGCAAATACTAAAAAAGGTTACAATAATTAATAAGAATCAGGTGGAAATTCTGGTATCTACCTTTCTGAGAATTAAACATACAAAGAACTTTAAAACCTACTATGGAAGTAGAGATGGACTTGTTTTCCCTATTGTCTTCAAATCCATAGGGAAAAACAAGATCGTGCCATTTTCTAAAGAGATAGAGCAGAAAGTTCATGCAAAAAAGCAGATGAATTGTACTTTTGGTGGGAGCATCATAAAAGCAGAAGGGATGATTCATGAGTTGGTAGTGGTGTTGTTGATCGCACTGTCTCTTCTATATTTTATCTTGGCTGCACAGTTTGAAAGTTTTACCCAGCCCCTTATTGTTCTTCTAGAGGTTCCGATGGATATTGCAGGAGCTCTTTTTCTCTTATGGCTTGGAGGAGATTCGATAAACTTAATGGCCATGATTGGAATCGTTGTGATGTGTGGTATTATCATTAATGACTCCATTCTAAAGATCGATACCATCAACCAATTAAGAAAACAGGGAAAGGGTGTAATGGAAGCCATTGAGGTGGCAGGTCATCGTAGACTGAAACCGATACTGATGACTAGTATCACGACTATTTTAGCACTTATTCCTTTTCTTGTTGGGAATGACATGGGGAGTATCCTTCAACGTCCTTTGGCTCTAGTTATCATAGGAGGAATGACCTTAGGAACTTTTGTAAGCCTCTATTTTGTTCCCTTATGTTACTATTTTCTGTACAGAAATTCTAAACCTACAATCATATGA
- a CDS encoding carboxypeptidase-like regulatory domain-containing protein, whose product MLIDLASIYAGYIFLFMKNVLFIIVSILISFNALSQIKGIVVDLHTNAPINITAVSVQGKAIGTYTNRLGFFNLTNVEATDSIIFKHLVYGKKVISCTNVKDTIRLKPRIINLNEISIHSFKYYENKTKIKYKNPCASFSGFSGLEVSRLINTNTDDEFIKKIKVFVRKPQLIDSTYVRFHLYLNNKGKPGKEILLSNGLFLFNKSNNHLSIDIESDNIVMPMKGIFVGIEWINHVINNNLQLTPRLLLSTNKRLNQNTYYRFWDEPWKGLNSLLQLERVNAIIQLTTVGRKK is encoded by the coding sequence ATGTTAATTGATTTAGCCAGCATTTATGCTGGCTATATTTTCTTATTTATGAAGAATGTATTATTTATTATAGTATCAATATTGATATCGTTCAATGCTCTGTCACAGATTAAAGGGATTGTTGTCGATTTACATACAAATGCACCTATAAATATTACTGCAGTATCAGTTCAAGGAAAAGCGATTGGGACATATACAAATCGCTTAGGATTTTTTAATCTGACTAATGTTGAAGCAACCGACTCAATAATATTTAAGCATCTTGTTTATGGCAAAAAGGTAATTAGTTGTACAAATGTGAAAGATACTATCCGTTTAAAACCAAGAATTATTAATTTAAATGAAATTTCGATTCACTCTTTTAAATATTATGAAAATAAAACTAAGATTAAATATAAAAATCCTTGCGCTTCCTTTTCAGGTTTTTCTGGTTTGGAGGTTTCAAGGTTAATCAATACAAATACGGATGATGAATTTATAAAAAAAATAAAGGTATTTGTTCGGAAACCTCAATTAATTGATTCGACGTATGTAAGATTTCATTTATATCTAAATAATAAAGGGAAGCCAGGTAAAGAAATTTTATTGAGTAATGGATTGTTTCTTTTTAACAAGTCAAATAACCATTTATCAATTGATATTGAATCAGATAATATTGTAATGCCTATGAAAGGTATATTTGTTGGAATTGAATGGATTAATCACGTAATTAATAATAACCTACAATTGACACCTAGACTGTTGCTGTCAACAAACAAACGTCTAAATCAAAACACATATTATCGATTCTGGGATGAACCATGGAAAGGTCTCAACTCTTTACTTCAATTAGAAAGAGTCAACGCTATTATCCAATTAACAACAGTTGGTAGAAAAAAATAA
- a CDS encoding redoxin domain-containing protein gives MKKSLAVLVLTLITILLVFMIYYIIQNPYAKEKSITQLPEFDLVDCDGNLYSKGDFCNSKIMVFYNTECDYCLDEIHSLVTNIEELKGYDVIFITTKNSDHSLMLSNSYIHPRIFFLYDNNEVLKNKLGAVNNPTIFIFATSNKLDKRYNGALPISTLLDEIN, from the coding sequence ATGAAAAAAAGTTTAGCTGTTCTAGTTTTAACTTTGATAACTATATTATTGGTTTTCATGATTTATTATATAATACAAAACCCATATGCGAAAGAAAAAAGCATTACACAGCTCCCTGAGTTTGACTTAGTAGATTGCGATGGAAATCTTTATAGTAAGGGGGATTTTTGTAACAGTAAGATTATGGTATTTTACAATACGGAATGTGATTACTGTCTTGATGAGATACATAGTCTTGTTACTAATATAGAAGAATTAAAGGGTTATGATGTAATATTTATAACTACAAAAAATAGTGATCATAGCTTGATGTTATCCAATAGTTACATTCACCCTAGGATATTTTTTTTATATGATAATAATGAAGTATTAAAGAATAAACTAGGTGCAGTCAATAATCCAACCATTTTTATTTTTGCGACATCCAATAAATTAGATAAGAGATATAACGGAGCACTACCTATTAGTACATTGTTAGATGAGATCAATTGA